Below is a window of Sulfitobacter sp. SK012 DNA.
CAGTCAGGTCGCGAGATGACAAACCGGTCCCTCGCTGATCGTAACGATAAAGCGTGTGCTGCTTTCCAAGCGTCTCGATCAAGGGCCTCCAAACGGGGCTGTACCAGTCAAGCTCTAGATGAGATAGCCAATGCCCCACTCTAAGAAGTGGCGGGCCTTGGCCACTCTTTGCATAGGCAATCTTTGCATCGTGAGAGGACGGAGTGAATTGAATCGATTGAGAAATTGCGTGATCATCTGAAGATGGCTTAGTGCCGGACGGCAAGCCCTTATGAACTTCAGAAACCAACTGAAAGCCCCGACCATGTATGGTCTTGATGATTGCCTGTTCCCGCCCCGTATCACCAACGGCCTTACGGGCCGCATTAATACGGGCACTGATCGTTGCATCTGAAACGGACAATCCACGCCAAACGGTTTGAACCAACTCATCTTTGGTTACCAAACGACCTTCACTTTGGGTCAACAAAAGCAAGAGTTCAAAAACCTGAGGTTCGACGTGAACAAGTTTCTCGTCGCGAAGAAACGTGTGTTTCGCCGGATCGATTGAACAATTCGCAAACTGATAGGTCATGGGCCATTGAACAGGTTTCAGGCCGCTACACTCAAGAGCTTTCCTAGGAAATCGCGAAAATTTTGGAAATGGCAAAGAATTCTAAAGGTCCTCTTCAAGCTTGAGCGCATGTTTCAAGCGTAGATAAATTCACGCAATTTCAGGAGAACCGCCATGGGACATAATGAAAATCCAGACATCAAACTACGCCCAGATGGGTCAATCGACATCGCGCATTATATGATGATTGGGCGGCAAAAGCGCGCTGAGCAAGCACAGTTTCTTGCCAAGAATTTTCGCCCCAAGCGCAAGCCTATTTCATTTCGATTTTGGTCCTTGGGTGCTCCTGGCACCCCTTGAGGTCAAAAAGATATGTGCTGCATCAAGGGTGAGGCCTGCTCCTGATTTGAAAAGGCACATATAGACCCCAGAAGCCGAAAAGCGCCTTTCACAGGCAATTCTACGACTTCTGGGGAGTTTGCATTGATTCAGCATAATTTCATCGCTTGCTGGCAACTGCAACGAAACGAGTTGTCTGTGGTATCGCTGTGGCCTCGGGCTCATTCACCAAGCAAGGGTGCGATAAGCCAAAACATGTGCCTTGGGGCTTCATAACCCACCTGATCGGCCAGCGAAGCAAAAAGCCCCAAAAATCACAGACCGACGTAGTTCCAAGCAGCGGAACTTTCTAATTGCGATCGATCTCGGCGGCCGAATTTCAGCTCAAACCTAGTGTTTTCTTACGGTCTTCGGCCCACTTCAGCAGCGTCATGTCAAAGGTCAGCGCCATGAGGGACACGCAGATACCAAGCACGAAGTTCTTGCCAAGATCGGTCCCGGCCAGTGTTCGTTGCAGTTCTTGACCCAAATCTTGCGTGCCAATAAATGCGGCGATGATGACCATGAAAAACGCGAACATGATGGCTTGGTTGAACCCGACAGCCATCACGGGCAAAGCCAACGGCAGTTGCACGCTAAACAGCTTTTGCATGCGCGTCGCACCGGCCATATCCGCAGCCTCTGTCATCTCAAGTGGAACCGTGCGCAGGCCTTCGATCGTATAGCGAACCAAAGGTACCATGGCAAAGATAAGAATTGAGAAAATCACCGCGATATCTGTGATGCCAAACAGCATGATAGCTGGAATCAAATAGACAAAGCTTGGGAAGGTTTGCGCCGTATCGCAGACGAGCAAGGCGCGTTTTGACCACTTCTCAGAGCGTGCCGCGACAATGGCGAGGGGCAGTCCGATTAGGGCTGCGAGCGACACCGCAGAGATCACGGAATAGAGCGTAATCACTGAGCGGTCCCACCATCCTGACAGAGCAACAAAACTAAAGAAAACCGCCGCCAGAATGCCCTGACGCCTGCCCCCCAACCAAAGCGCGAAGGCCGTGATCAGCAGGATGAGCGCCGGTGTCGGGATCGACAAAAGGAAATTGCGGAAGGGGATCAACACCTGCACGTTCAAAAAGGCGCGCAAGAAGTAGGTTGTCGATTTTACTGCTTCGATATTCAGGAAGCCTTTGATCAGGTTATCGAGCTCTTTGCCCTGCGAGAAGTTCTGCTTGCGGCCCAGAGATTGCGCCTCTGGAATGACCTGCGACACCAAGACAAAGAACACAAACAACGCGATCGCTAACAGCAGAGCGAGGTGCTTTTTCCACCAAGGCGTGCCCTTTTCGAAATGCTGCGGCTGTTTAACGACCCATGCCTTGGACATGCGGTCCAGCATAACCGCGAGCAAAACAATGGTGATGCCGATCTCAAAGGAGCGTCCCAGCTTAAAGCTACCCATCATCGCAAGCAGTTTGGCACCCAGGCCAGGCATACCGATAAAGGCCGTTAGAACCACCATCGCCAAACACAGCATGATGACTTGGTTCACGCCGACTAGGATCTCTGTCCGCGCTGAAGGTAGGTACACGTGGCGCAAAAGCTGCCATTTTGTACAGCCGCTCATGTTCCCGGCCTCGACCACTTCAGGTGAAACTTTTTGGAGCCCCAGCGTCGTCATCAGGATCATCGGCGGAATGGCATAGATTGTCGTGGCCACTGCCCCTG
It encodes the following:
- a CDS encoding ABC transporter permease codes for the protein MADVVGNLEATPAGAQGITRNQVALSFVVLAVVLTAVQYMGLLPEALFRLPETMIPPFAVWLDLIFNFVKDDMGLLKLTRWLTEGLQWLLDTTGNLMYGKKRWPNLGPIPWTAVAAVTGVLGYYLGGWRMALLGSGTFIWTALIGQWKIAMETMSVLVVAAPLAFIIGLTLGILAWKKPWLDRTLKPVLSVLQTLPFFTYLLPAVIFFKVGPTAGAVATTIYAIPPMILMTTLGLQKVSPEVVEAGNMSGCTKWQLLRHVYLPSARTEILVGVNQVIMLCLAMVVLTAFIGMPGLGAKLLAMMGSFKLGRSFEIGITIVLLAVMLDRMSKAWVVKQPQHFEKGTPWWKKHLALLLAIALFVFFVLVSQVIPEAQSLGRKQNFSQGKELDNLIKGFLNIEAVKSTTYFLRAFLNVQVLIPFRNFLLSIPTPALILLITAFALWLGGRRQGILAAVFFSFVALSGWWDRSVITLYSVISAVSLAALIGLPLAIVAARSEKWSKRALLVCDTAQTFPSFVYLIPAIMLFGITDIAVIFSILIFAMVPLVRYTIEGLRTVPLEMTEAADMAGATRMQKLFSVQLPLALPVMAVGFNQAIMFAFFMVIIAAFIGTQDLGQELQRTLAGTDLGKNFVLGICVSLMALTFDMTLLKWAEDRKKTLGLS